One Solanum pennellii chromosome 9, SPENNV200 DNA segment encodes these proteins:
- the LOC107030960 gene encoding uncharacterized protein LOC107030960, whose protein sequence is MSEIDKKARSSTKGCSLHTSGAQSQESVRRKLEKELGRPVTQAEAFKATHIRKKKNPEDPYMWVEPRTEMTYNRYLQALEDLQQTLPEENRDMPLTQEHAERV, encoded by the exons ATGAGTGAGATCGATAAAAAGGCAAGATCATCTACTAAGGGTTGTTCTTTACACACAAGTGGGGCTCAAAGTCAAGAAAGTGTGAGGAGAAAATTG gAAAAGGAACTGGGAAGACCAGTAACTCAGGCTGAGGCATTTAAGGCAACACATattagaaagaagaaaaatcctGAAGATCCATACATGTGGGTTGAACCGCGAACTGAAATGACCTAT AATCGATATCTTCAAGCTTTGGAGGATTTACAACAAACTCTGCCGGAAGAAAATCGAGATATGCCACTTACTCAAGAACATGCTGAGAGAGTTTGA